From a single Gimesia fumaroli genomic region:
- a CDS encoding neutral/alkaline non-lysosomal ceramidase N-terminal domain-containing protein, giving the protein MPSRIVCLLLLPVCCLIQHFSIIEIEAAEPGLRAGAAVVDITPPVGVSLDGVISKNGPVTGIHDRIFSRALVLDDGKTKIAICVNDLCMVERSYFERAKAIVFKQTGLPVDRILMTSTHTHAAPRVPYGRASKQDDVYYDGLIQNMAQAIITAQKNLAPAQVAWGSFDAGKYAACRRFLAEKGSVSLNPFGVAGEQIKSVAGRSKQIIQPAAPIDPQCSILSVQHADGTPLAILGNMSVHYCGGYRKGQISADYFGAYAKHLSKKLAKQSSHPPFVGMLSNGTSGNVGAVMKQDKRKYAAFEWIEESGKQFAVQTLTVIETLQHKNDLPVAMVEQEIELGIRRPDEKRLAWARNILQNPNQKTIHRWSKIYATEAVELSKYPATEKIKIQAIRIGDLGIVGLPCEVFTETGLAIKADSPFAATFSMELANGSSGYLPTPQQHALGGYETWPARSSYLELDAETQIRQTALDLLRKLHD; this is encoded by the coding sequence ATGCCATCACGAATTGTCTGCCTGTTGCTCCTGCCTGTCTGTTGTCTGATCCAACACTTTTCTATCATTGAGATCGAAGCTGCGGAGCCTGGTCTGCGGGCGGGTGCTGCTGTGGTGGATATTACGCCGCCGGTGGGAGTTTCACTGGATGGCGTGATTTCCAAAAATGGGCCGGTGACGGGAATTCATGATCGAATTTTTTCCCGGGCGCTGGTGCTCGATGACGGCAAGACAAAGATCGCAATCTGCGTGAATGATCTGTGTATGGTAGAACGCAGTTATTTTGAACGCGCGAAGGCAATCGTGTTCAAGCAGACGGGACTGCCCGTCGATCGCATTCTGATGACGAGTACTCACACGCACGCCGCACCACGTGTGCCCTATGGTCGTGCGAGCAAGCAGGATGACGTCTACTATGACGGGCTGATCCAAAACATGGCACAAGCCATCATCACAGCCCAGAAAAACCTCGCACCGGCGCAGGTGGCCTGGGGTTCCTTTGATGCGGGCAAGTATGCCGCCTGTCGACGATTCCTGGCGGAGAAAGGGAGCGTGTCGCTCAATCCGTTTGGCGTGGCGGGTGAGCAGATCAAGTCGGTCGCGGGACGCAGCAAACAGATCATTCAGCCGGCAGCGCCCATTGATCCGCAGTGTTCGATCCTTTCCGTGCAGCATGCCGACGGCACACCGCTGGCGATTTTAGGCAATATGAGCGTTCACTATTGCGGCGGTTATCGCAAAGGGCAGATCAGTGCCGACTACTTTGGTGCCTATGCAAAACACCTGTCGAAAAAACTGGCGAAGCAAAGTTCGCATCCTCCGTTTGTCGGTATGCTTTCGAATGGCACAAGCGGCAATGTCGGTGCGGTGATGAAACAGGACAAACGCAAGTACGCTGCGTTTGAGTGGATTGAGGAATCGGGAAAACAGTTTGCCGTGCAGACACTCACCGTGATCGAAACGTTACAGCACAAAAATGATTTGCCGGTAGCGATGGTGGAGCAGGAAATCGAACTGGGTATCCGCCGCCCAGATGAGAAACGTCTGGCATGGGCTCGCAATATCCTTCAGAATCCCAATCAGAAAACCATTCATCGCTGGTCAAAAATTTATGCGACCGAAGCAGTCGAACTCAGCAAATACCCGGCGACAGAGAAGATCAAAATTCAGGCCATCCGTATTGGCGATCTGGGCATCGTGGGTCTGCCTTGCGAAGTGTTTACGGAAACCGGTCTGGCAATCAAAGCAGACAGCCCGTTTGCGGCAACCTTCTCGATGGAGCTGGCCAACGGATCCAGCGGTTATCTGCCGACTCCGCAGCAACATGCACTCGGTGGCTATGAAACCTGGCCAGCCCGCAGCAGTTATCTGGAGCTTGATGCCGAAACACAAATTCGACAGACGGCACTCGATCTGCTGCGAAAGTTACACGATTGA
- a CDS encoding PDZ domain-containing protein, translated as MLSRLISIVGCALLAASALQCASAVAAEPAKLPQQVVDYILDLESEDYQKREKATKALPEYGEQVIEPLLKVTRGDSLEASVRAILVIEQVYVKGKEESVAKAEEALESLTISPNPSVALRAEEAIDRHADIREKRAIREIRKNGGTVKLWTAEEVTKYPQNDNIAPGRVRYVALGARWSGAELGLRFIKRIRKFDTFYLIKGHPLSELALDDLRKAIPSTRFQTRDSDAMLGISGDGNLTGGCLVGDVAEGLAAQKAGIQSRDLIVKFDGQVVEHFQGLVDLIGKKSAGDTVDVDLKRNGKLMTLKVTLSSWLDK; from the coding sequence ATGCTTTCACGTTTGATTTCGATTGTCGGATGCGCGCTGCTGGCCGCATCAGCCTTGCAGTGCGCCAGTGCTGTTGCCGCAGAGCCCGCAAAACTTCCACAGCAAGTGGTCGACTATATTCTCGACCTCGAAAGTGAAGACTATCAAAAGCGTGAAAAAGCTACCAAGGCCTTGCCTGAATATGGGGAACAGGTGATTGAACCGCTGCTGAAAGTCACACGCGGAGACAGTCTCGAAGCCTCCGTCCGCGCGATCCTGGTCATCGAGCAGGTTTATGTCAAAGGCAAAGAAGAGTCGGTCGCAAAAGCGGAGGAGGCCCTTGAGTCGCTCACGATTTCTCCGAATCCCTCTGTTGCGCTCCGAGCCGAAGAAGCCATTGATCGACATGCCGACATTCGAGAAAAACGGGCGATTCGGGAAATCAGAAAAAATGGAGGGACCGTCAAACTGTGGACGGCAGAAGAAGTCACCAAGTATCCACAAAATGATAACATTGCCCCGGGGCGAGTTCGCTATGTTGCGCTCGGCGCACGCTGGAGTGGTGCTGAACTGGGCCTGCGATTTATTAAACGCATTCGAAAGTTTGACACTTTCTATCTGATCAAAGGGCATCCGCTGAGCGAGCTGGCGTTAGACGATCTTCGTAAAGCCATTCCCTCCACCCGTTTCCAGACCAGAGACAGTGATGCGATGCTCGGCATTTCCGGCGATGGCAATCTTACGGGGGGCTGTCTTGTGGGGGATGTCGCTGAAGGACTGGCCGCACAAAAAGCAGGCATTCAGTCGCGCGATCTTATCGTCAAATTTGATGGTCAGGTTGTAGAACATTTTCAGGGACTCGTCGATCTGATTGGCAAAAAATCAGCCGGCGATACGGTCGATGTCGATCTCAAACGCAATGGGAAGCTGATGACATTGAAGGTCACACTCAGCAGCTGGCTCGATAAATAA
- a CDS encoding thiazole synthase, giving the protein MATIGSTESSLILGTHHLNSRLIVGTGKYATYELMQESLEVSGADVITVAVRRERLIDSDGRNILDFIDLDKYTILPNTAGCFSAEDAVRVARMGREILRGLENPGADWVKIEVLGDTKTLLPDPVATLEATKQLVDEGFSVLCYSTDDPITAKRLKEAGATSVMPAGSPIGSGQGILNPNNIRICLEYLKEDDADYPVIVDAGVGTASDVTIAMELGCDGVLLNTGIAGAQDPVRMARAMKNAIESGRDAYLAGRIPKKLYATASSPETGVIAPKG; this is encoded by the coding sequence ATGGCAACAATCGGCAGCACAGAATCGTCTCTGATCCTGGGAACACATCATCTGAACTCACGTCTGATTGTGGGCACCGGTAAGTACGCGACGTACGAACTGATGCAGGAAAGCCTGGAAGTCAGCGGGGCCGATGTGATTACGGTTGCGGTCAGGCGGGAGCGTCTGATCGATTCGGATGGTCGCAACATTTTGGATTTCATCGATCTGGATAAATATACGATTCTCCCCAATACCGCCGGCTGCTTCTCTGCAGAAGACGCCGTCCGAGTGGCGCGAATGGGTCGCGAAATTTTACGTGGTCTGGAAAATCCAGGCGCTGACTGGGTGAAGATTGAAGTGCTGGGCGACACCAAAACGTTGCTGCCCGATCCGGTGGCGACATTAGAGGCAACCAAACAGCTGGTGGACGAAGGCTTTTCCGTACTCTGCTATTCGACCGATGACCCGATCACCGCGAAACGACTGAAAGAAGCCGGTGCGACCTCGGTGATGCCGGCGGGCAGTCCGATTGGCAGCGGTCAGGGCATTCTGAACCCGAACAACATTCGCATCTGCCTGGAATATCTGAAAGAAGACGATGCCGATTACCCCGTAATCGTGGATGCCGGCGTAGGCACCGCCAGCGATGTGACCATCGCGATGGAACTGGGTTGTGACGGCGTGCTGCTGAATACCGGAATTGCCGGGGCCCAAGACCCGGTTCGCATGGCGCGGGCGATGAAAAATGCGATTGAGTCCGGTCGCGATGCCTATCTCGCCGGCCGGATTCCGAAGAAGTTGTACGCAACTGCTTCGAGCCCCGAAACCGGCGTGATCGCACCGAAAGGCTAA
- a CDS encoding outer membrane protein assembly factor BamB family protein: MKFVTLILFLMTSLLQAGCSETTPQTGKPNPAAQNAPSEEEAPARVVEVSFKDAQSPDRLTKPAHTWPHWLGPDYNGISPETDWRTDWTDKPPQVLWRGNVGTGYSSISAADGRIYTMGHKEGNETVYCLDAETGTEIWKQSYPAQLVNHLNAGGPGATPTIDGDFLYTNSRDGRLICLEIKTGKIVWQKDLTKAYQMKVPEWGFTCSPLIRGDKLFIEAGRLVALDKKTGNEIWKSTPHMPGYGTPAAFEIEGTVYLALLNNECLSIAREDDGTEVTTFEWPSPYDTNSTTPIIDGKTIFISSGYRKGCALLDFENQKLKARYTNRDMKNHFNNSVLFEKHFYGMDGNSNLGRIVRLTCLDQETGKIKWREAGFGCGSLLIANGKLIILSDEGTLVTAEATPESYQELSRLKVLDNQCWTVPVLCNGLLYCRDSAGNLACVDLRLSPN; this comes from the coding sequence ATGAAGTTCGTCACTCTAATTCTGTTTTTGATGACAAGTCTGCTGCAGGCGGGTTGTAGCGAAACAACGCCTCAGACGGGCAAGCCGAATCCGGCGGCACAGAATGCTCCCAGCGAAGAGGAGGCACCTGCGAGGGTTGTCGAAGTTTCGTTTAAGGATGCACAAAGCCCGGATCGACTCACCAAGCCCGCTCATACCTGGCCTCACTGGCTGGGCCCCGATTATAACGGGATCTCTCCCGAAACAGACTGGCGTACCGACTGGACCGACAAACCACCCCAGGTTCTCTGGCGAGGCAATGTGGGGACGGGCTACAGCTCAATCTCCGCAGCCGACGGACGCATCTATACGATGGGTCACAAAGAGGGCAATGAAACGGTTTATTGTCTGGATGCCGAGACGGGAACAGAAATCTGGAAGCAATCCTATCCGGCACAGTTAGTGAACCATCTGAATGCGGGTGGTCCGGGTGCGACCCCCACGATTGACGGCGATTTCCTTTACACGAACAGCCGTGACGGCAGATTGATCTGTCTGGAAATCAAGACCGGTAAAATCGTCTGGCAGAAAGACCTGACGAAAGCCTACCAGATGAAAGTCCCCGAATGGGGCTTTACCTGTTCGCCGCTGATTCGGGGCGACAAATTATTCATCGAAGCGGGTCGTCTGGTCGCCCTCGATAAGAAGACCGGAAACGAGATCTGGAAATCAACGCCTCACATGCCCGGCTATGGCACACCGGCGGCATTCGAGATTGAGGGGACCGTTTATCTGGCGCTGCTGAATAACGAATGTCTGTCAATCGCCCGGGAAGATGACGGCACGGAAGTCACCACGTTCGAGTGGCCTTCTCCCTATGACACCAACTCGACCACGCCGATCATTGACGGCAAGACGATCTTTATTTCATCCGGTTATCGAAAAGGCTGTGCCTTACTCGATTTCGAGAACCAGAAATTGAAAGCACGCTACACCAACCGTGACATGAAAAATCATTTCAACAACAGCGTGTTGTTTGAGAAACATTTTTATGGCATGGACGGCAATTCGAATCTGGGACGCATTGTCCGCCTGACCTGCCTCGATCAGGAAACGGGAAAAATCAAATGGCGTGAAGCCGGCTTTGGCTGTGGCTCACTGTTGATTGCGAATGGTAAGCTGATCATTCTCTCGGATGAAGGCACACTGGTGACGGCAGAGGCGACTCCTGAATCGTACCAGGAACTCTCCCGACTCAAAGTGCTCGATAACCAATGTTGGACCGTTCCCGTATTGTGTAACGGGCTTCTCTATTGTCGGGATTCAGCCGGAAACCTTGCCTGCGTGGATCTTCGGCTGTCACCCAACTGA
- the aspS gene encoding aspartate--tRNA ligase, producing MLRTHTCGELRTDHVGQTVTLAGWVIRGRDHGGLAFIDLRDRYGVTQIVFNPDRDAKMHELARSLRAEDVIQVTGEVVLRDDRENEKLATGKIEVRAHELQVLNKSKTPPFEPGTSELPNEELRLTYRFLDLRSERLQEALKVRSRLSKVTRDYFDQNQFLEVETPILGRSTPEGARDYLVPSRVHEGSFYALPQSPQIYKQILMISGYDRYYQIARCFRDEDLRADRQPEFTQIDLEMAFVNQEDILTLVDGLLATILKDLRNEEITLPLPRYDYDVVMEKYGSDKPDLRFGLELIDIGEIAANCDFAVFKKTMESGGRVRGLNAKGAADRYSRKDIDGLTEFVGEYGAKGLAFFKVTDEGLHSPIAKFFSDDDKQKIMEAMGAEVGDLLFFVADQCAVTSAALSALRNRLGKELELYDPKDFQCCWVINFPLLSYNEEEQRWDAEHHPFCQPVEEDMQYLESDPAKVRAQSYDLVINGYELASGSVRVHDQSVQQKIFDLLGISAEEAEERFGFLLQALRYGAPPHAGAALGLDRLVMLLCGNDNIRDVVAFPKTQKAADLLSGAPSEVDPHQLRDLRIKIDIPE from the coding sequence GTGTTACGAACACATACCTGTGGCGAATTGAGAACAGACCATGTTGGGCAAACAGTCACTCTGGCTGGCTGGGTGATCCGAGGCCGCGATCACGGAGGTCTGGCTTTCATCGACCTGCGAGACCGCTATGGCGTCACGCAGATCGTGTTCAACCCGGATCGTGATGCCAAGATGCATGAGCTGGCACGGAGCCTGCGAGCGGAAGACGTGATCCAGGTCACCGGCGAAGTTGTGTTGCGTGATGATCGCGAAAATGAAAAACTGGCGACGGGAAAAATTGAAGTCCGGGCACATGAACTGCAAGTCCTCAATAAAAGTAAGACACCCCCTTTCGAGCCGGGCACTTCAGAACTGCCGAATGAAGAACTGCGTTTGACTTACCGGTTTCTCGATTTGCGCAGCGAGCGTCTGCAGGAAGCTTTGAAGGTTCGATCTCGTCTGTCCAAAGTGACTCGCGATTATTTTGATCAGAACCAGTTTCTGGAAGTGGAAACTCCCATTCTCGGTCGCAGTACTCCAGAAGGTGCCCGTGACTATCTGGTTCCCAGCCGGGTCCACGAAGGCAGCTTTTACGCGTTGCCACAATCGCCCCAGATTTATAAACAGATCCTGATGATCTCCGGCTATGACCGCTATTACCAGATAGCCCGTTGTTTTCGTGATGAAGACCTGCGTGCCGATCGCCAGCCGGAATTCACTCAAATCGACCTGGAAATGGCGTTTGTGAATCAGGAAGATATTCTCACACTCGTTGACGGCTTACTCGCCACGATTCTAAAAGATCTGCGTAACGAAGAGATAACCCTGCCTCTGCCACGTTATGACTATGATGTGGTGATGGAAAAATACGGTTCTGACAAACCGGATTTACGCTTTGGCCTGGAACTGATCGACATCGGCGAAATCGCTGCCAACTGTGACTTCGCCGTGTTCAAGAAAACCATGGAGTCGGGTGGTCGCGTACGAGGCCTGAATGCCAAAGGGGCCGCCGATCGCTACAGCCGCAAAGACATTGACGGCCTGACTGAATTCGTCGGCGAGTATGGTGCCAAAGGACTGGCCTTCTTCAAAGTGACCGACGAAGGCCTGCATTCCCCAATTGCCAAGTTCTTCTCTGATGACGACAAACAGAAGATCATGGAAGCGATGGGCGCGGAAGTAGGCGACCTGCTGTTTTTCGTCGCCGATCAGTGTGCTGTGACTTCAGCCGCGCTGTCTGCGTTACGGAATCGCCTGGGCAAAGAACTGGAATTGTACGACCCGAAAGACTTCCAATGTTGCTGGGTGATCAACTTCCCCTTGCTCTCTTATAATGAAGAAGAACAGCGCTGGGATGCCGAACATCATCCCTTCTGCCAGCCGGTGGAAGAAGATATGCAGTATCTCGAAAGTGATCCTGCCAAAGTCCGGGCTCAGTCATACGACCTGGTGATCAATGGTTATGAATTAGCCAGCGGCAGCGTTCGTGTACACGATCAGAGCGTACAACAAAAGATCTTCGATCTACTGGGGATTTCTGCAGAAGAAGCCGAAGAACGCTTTGGCTTCCTGCTGCAGGCACTGCGCTACGGTGCTCCTCCTCACGCGGGTGCCGCTTTAGGTCTGGACCGACTGGTAATGCTGCTGTGTGGAAACGATAATATCCGCGACGTGGTCGCGTTCCCCAAGACGCAGAAAGCCGCCGATCTGCTGAGCGGTGCACCGTCTGAAGTCGATCCGCACCAGTTGCGCGACCTCAGAATCAAAATTGACATTCCCGAATAA
- a CDS encoding glycerophosphodiester phosphodiesterase codes for MSATSSLPAVEIIGHRGASYDAPENTLASVNLAWKRNADAVEIDIYLSKDGKIVAYHDKTTKRIGGRDQAVKDQTFAELQTLDVGAWKNARYKQERIPTLSEILKTIPAGKRLFIEIKCGPEVLPQLKQDLAASGKTAAQTAIIGFDYETMQQAKQLMPELEVIWVFKVKQDKVTGKWAHNAAYYIQKAKAANLDGLDLGYNQFVTKAFVKQANAAGLPVYVWTVNKVADARKLTEMGVTGITTDRPGLLNSALKQEK; via the coding sequence GTGTCCGCGACCTCCTCGCTTCCGGCTGTCGAAATCATTGGTCATCGCGGTGCCTCGTATGATGCTCCCGAAAACACATTAGCGTCTGTGAATCTGGCCTGGAAACGAAATGCAGACGCGGTCGAGATCGATATTTATCTCAGCAAAGATGGCAAGATTGTCGCTTATCATGACAAAACCACCAAACGGATTGGCGGCCGCGATCAGGCCGTGAAAGATCAGACGTTTGCCGAGTTGCAGACGTTGGACGTTGGTGCGTGGAAGAACGCCAGATATAAACAGGAACGCATTCCGACATTGTCTGAGATTCTCAAAACGATTCCTGCTGGCAAACGTCTGTTTATTGAAATCAAATGCGGTCCGGAAGTTCTACCCCAACTGAAACAGGATCTGGCGGCTTCCGGAAAAACGGCCGCCCAGACGGCCATCATCGGTTTTGATTATGAAACCATGCAGCAGGCCAAACAGTTAATGCCCGAGCTGGAAGTGATCTGGGTCTTTAAAGTCAAACAGGATAAGGTCACAGGTAAATGGGCACACAACGCGGCCTACTATATTCAAAAAGCCAAAGCGGCTAACCTGGATGGTTTGGATCTCGGCTATAATCAATTCGTCACCAAAGCGTTTGTCAAACAGGCCAATGCCGCCGGTTTGCCCGTTTATGTCTGGACTGTGAATAAGGTGGCCGACGCGAGAAAACTGACGGAAATGGGAGTGACCGGTATCACCACCGATCGGCCCGGCTTATTGAATTCTGCCTTAAAACAGGAGAAATAG
- a CDS encoding RrF2 family transcriptional regulator has translation MFSQTVEYALRAIVHLADQAPNPCTTEQIAKATKVPQAYLSKVLQSLRQSNVVHSQRGIGGGISLVKTPADLNLLEVVNAVDPICRIKTCPLGLKGHGANLCPLHRKLDDAMKETETAFADTTLADVLSASTSSYPLCNEPVDRVITLDITPPSSSN, from the coding sequence ATGTTTTCCCAAACTGTTGAATATGCACTCAGAGCAATTGTCCATTTAGCCGACCAGGCTCCGAACCCGTGCACAACAGAACAAATTGCAAAAGCAACCAAAGTACCTCAGGCATATCTGTCAAAAGTGCTCCAGAGTTTGCGTCAGTCAAACGTTGTTCATTCACAGCGCGGCATCGGAGGTGGTATCTCTCTGGTGAAAACTCCCGCGGACCTGAATTTACTGGAAGTCGTCAACGCCGTCGATCCCATTTGCCGCATCAAAACCTGCCCGCTGGGTTTAAAAGGCCATGGTGCCAATCTATGCCCGTTGCACCGTAAGTTGGACGATGCGATGAAGGAAACAGAAACGGCCTTTGCAGACACAACATTGGCCGATGTGCTTTCTGCTTCCACCAGCAGTTACCCGCTCTGCAATGAACCGGTCGACCGCGTGATAACTCTGGACATCACGCCTCCGAGTTCCTCGAATTAA
- a CDS encoding protoglobin family protein, producing the protein MKHIDEEKLESDLPYRFQYLAEFIGIGEDDLKAVHAAAGAVAPLVPGLVDAVYDQLFRYDCTKRHFVPRQHGYEGEIPESIETLTLDHEMIQFRKQHLARYLETLVTKPYDEKMVQYLDLVGKIHTPKAGSKDLDVPLVQMNALMGFVSNALVSSILGLNLDRETEVKTLAAFNKLLWLQNDLITRHYQAS; encoded by the coding sequence ATGAAACACATTGATGAAGAAAAACTGGAATCAGATCTGCCTTATCGGTTTCAATATCTGGCCGAATTCATCGGCATTGGTGAGGACGACTTAAAGGCAGTTCACGCAGCAGCGGGCGCAGTCGCACCATTAGTGCCTGGGTTAGTTGATGCGGTTTATGACCAACTCTTCCGCTATGATTGCACAAAACGCCATTTTGTGCCACGTCAACACGGTTATGAGGGCGAAATTCCTGAAAGCATTGAAACACTCACGCTTGACCATGAGATGATCCAATTTCGCAAGCAGCATCTCGCGCGGTATCTGGAAACGCTGGTTACAAAACCCTACGACGAAAAAATGGTGCAATACCTGGATCTGGTTGGGAAAATTCATACACCCAAAGCAGGCAGCAAAGATCTGGATGTGCCTCTGGTGCAGATGAATGCGCTGATGGGCTTTGTCTCGAACGCGCTCGTCAGTTCGATCCTCGGGTTGAACCTTGATCGGGAAACCGAAGTCAAAACCTTAGCAGCATTCAACAAATTGCTCTGGCTGCAGAATGATCTGATTACCCGTCACTATCAGGCATCGTAG
- a CDS encoding DUF6807 domain-containing protein, with product MKIVFSIICLFVGFSTVAHADTVELKKQGSKINVSIDGKPFATYNTSDDLPKPFFSPVRAADGTIITRSLVDPEDHPHHKGIWVAVDEVNEVDFWAEKGKIKNSSVKIVRAKGNPAILKVTNQWLGEDDKPIVTENTVISIYANRLMTYNITFKAGAKPVVFEDTKEGLFGIRLPNGMREKENGSVENNKGVKGTKDNWGKPTEWIDYYGPLNGKVYGVTLMDSPQNYKKSRYHVRNYGLFTISPFGDHAYTNKKQPADPKHLKPGEKLNLKYGLYIHSGDTRQGKVADAYKQFLNVSKKKVAQKKPVKQQTKAKKVAAAPYEEKSKVIEPIPATEAAAGDDCNCAPVRRRRGLFRRFRGRR from the coding sequence GTGAAAATCGTGTTCAGTATAATCTGCCTGTTTGTTGGCTTCTCTACCGTAGCCCACGCCGATACCGTGGAATTGAAGAAACAGGGATCAAAAATCAATGTTTCCATCGACGGAAAGCCTTTCGCCACATACAACACCAGCGACGATTTGCCGAAGCCGTTCTTCTCTCCCGTGCGTGCCGCTGACGGCACGATTATCACTCGATCGCTGGTCGATCCCGAAGACCACCCGCACCACAAAGGGATCTGGGTCGCCGTCGATGAAGTGAATGAAGTCGACTTCTGGGCCGAGAAAGGCAAAATCAAAAACAGCAGTGTGAAAATTGTTCGAGCAAAAGGGAACCCTGCCATACTGAAGGTAACCAACCAGTGGCTGGGTGAAGATGATAAGCCGATCGTAACGGAAAACACTGTCATTTCGATCTATGCCAACCGGTTGATGACTTACAACATCACATTTAAAGCCGGGGCGAAACCGGTTGTATTTGAGGATACCAAAGAAGGTCTGTTTGGAATTCGTCTGCCCAACGGCATGCGGGAAAAAGAAAACGGCAGCGTCGAAAATAACAAAGGCGTAAAAGGAACCAAAGACAATTGGGGCAAACCAACCGAGTGGATTGACTACTACGGTCCTTTAAATGGCAAAGTCTATGGCGTGACTCTGATGGACTCGCCACAGAACTATAAAAAGTCGCGGTATCACGTGCGTAATTACGGTCTGTTTACCATCAGCCCGTTTGGCGATCATGCTTATACAAACAAGAAACAGCCTGCTGACCCGAAACATCTGAAACCAGGCGAAAAGCTGAATCTGAAATATGGGCTCTACATTCACTCTGGCGATACCAGGCAGGGGAAAGTAGCCGATGCCTACAAGCAGTTTTTGAACGTCAGTAAGAAAAAGGTCGCGCAAAAAAAACCGGTCAAGCAGCAGACCAAAGCGAAAAAAGTGGCGGCAGCACCTTATGAAGAAAAGAGCAAGGTTATAGAGCCGATTCCCGCTACAGAAGCCGCTGCCGGTGATGACTGCAACTGTGCTCCTGTCCGCAGACGTCGAGGACTGTTTCGACGCTTCCGCGGCCGCAGATAA
- a CDS encoding ClpP family protease — MNKRRRLRTTSSLKSYPEKSAVFRNHSAPEKEPDWEIALSGDLGEKETDLVSRLVDLPRGSRGTIFFDSPGGSVYAGLTLASLIRLRNLNVAGVALGECSSAAILPFAACKHRFVTSYTTLLFHPVRWQSEDDVRFEEAVEWARHFKVMETDFDRLQAQLFGVDQILLDKWTRPGKFVSGQELADAGLAQLIDPFSQEDQWKLIEAR; from the coding sequence ATGAATAAACGACGACGATTGCGAACCACTTCTTCCCTGAAATCCTATCCCGAGAAGTCTGCTGTTTTTCGGAACCACTCCGCACCAGAGAAAGAACCAGACTGGGAAATTGCTCTTTCCGGTGATCTGGGGGAAAAAGAAACGGATCTGGTTTCGCGGCTCGTTGATCTGCCGCGAGGCAGCCGTGGGACAATCTTCTTCGATTCCCCCGGCGGATCTGTTTACGCAGGGCTCACGCTGGCCAGTCTGATTCGATTGCGAAATTTAAACGTCGCCGGCGTGGCACTGGGCGAGTGCTCTTCCGCCGCCATTCTTCCGTTCGCCGCCTGCAAGCATCGCTTTGTCACCAGCTATACCACGCTGCTGTTCCACCCGGTGCGCTGGCAAAGTGAAGATGACGTCCGTTTCGAAGAAGCCGTCGAATGGGCGCGGCACTTTAAGGTCATGGAAACCGACTTTGATCGCCTGCAGGCCCAACTTTTCGGCGTAGATCAGATTCTGCTCGACAAATGGACGCGACCGGGAAAATTTGTTTCCGGTCAGGAACTGGCCGACGCTGGTCTGGCACAGTTGATCGACCCCTTCTCGCAAGAAGATCAGTGGAAGCTCATCGAGGCAAGATAG
- the thiS gene encoding sulfur carrier protein ThiS has translation MQIQVNGETQEVPEEFTVAELLAQLGLQPKYLAVERNLILIPREEHAACMLQAGDRLEIVTLVGGG, from the coding sequence GTGCAAATTCAAGTGAACGGTGAAACCCAGGAGGTTCCCGAAGAGTTCACGGTGGCTGAACTTCTGGCACAGTTGGGGCTACAGCCAAAATATCTGGCCGTTGAACGAAATTTAATTTTAATTCCACGCGAAGAACATGCCGCCTGCATGCTGCAGGCAGGGGATCGTCTGGAAATAGTAACGCTGGTAGGCGGTGGATAA